ATTAACTGCCACTCCGTTGTCAGCCTTCCATGTCTCACCAAAAAGGGAGAATGAATAACCTGCTCCGACTCTCAATGAGATCAGCGGATGAAGCAGGATGTCTGCATTCAGAGTGGGTGCCAAAACCATGTAGGTATTGGTATATTTCCTTCCGAGGCTTTGTGTGGTGCCAAGGGGGTCATCTTTGAAAGTTGTGAGATCGGAATTCCAGTCAACAGCTCCCTTGTGTCTGTAAATCTCGATATCCTGACCACCAATTCCAACTATTCCACCTATGGAAAGTGCCCAGTTTCTGATGAAGGGGAGTGAATATTCGAGCGTTACGCCTGCAAAAGAATTTGAATAGCGGGTTTCTTTCTCGAATCCGTTTACGGTTCCTTTAGAAGAGGTACCTGAGGTCATCCCGATTCCACCGAGCCGAAGGTGTTTTATGACGCCAATATAGACGAATCCGCCTCCGCCTGAAAAGTAGGAAGATTGTGAGAGATCGGGTGTGCCAAATCCGGCGAGTGCACTGTTCAGTTTTGCAAGATCGGTGAACATTATTCCACCGAAGTAACCACCACCTCCACCGAACGGTGAATCGAAAGCAGGGGCTCTCTCGATCGGTTCGTAGTCGTCTTCATCCGTATTTTGAGCCCAAACAACGCCAAGGGAAATAAAAAGGAGGAGTAAAAGTTTTTTTAACACAAATGCCTCAGTTCTCTGATGTATAATCTAAATAAATGTTGTAATTCCACTTGTCGAAGTAGAGGTTTCCGCCTCTCCACTCAACTTCACCCCGCTGGAAATCGATTGTTTCACTTCGCGGGTGGATTTTTGCCGGGAAGAATTCTCCTGAGAAATCATCGTTCACTATAAAATGGTAGTTATCAGTATTGCCAAGATAGTAATATCTGACAACAGGATCATCGGAAGGTTTCAATTTGAACGATTGATCCACCGGAATCCAACCTGTCTCATTAAAGTAAACCTCCGCCCAGTCGTGAAGGTTCACCTCCGGCGGGTGGAGCATCCATCCACTCTGCCATTTTGCGGGAATTCCGTTCATTCTGCAGAGTGTTATGAAGAGAAGAGACTGAATTCCGCAGTCGCCGTGCATGTTTTGGTAGCAATAGGAAGCAATATCGGGTATGGTCGAGTATTCGAGAGCACCTGCCCACGGGATGTTGTCGTTGATCCACTCGTAAATAAGTTTAAATTTCTTTATGGGTTCGGTTTCTCCTCCGATAATTTTCGCCGACAGAGCCTTCAGTTCATCAGTAAAGGGGATATGCGGCAATCTTTCGGCTGTATAAATGTCATACAGGTCGGAAGAGGTGTCAATGGTGTATTTTTTTGTAAAATCGATGTTGTTAAATTCCGAGTAGGCTCTGTATTTGTATTCCACTTCAAAAACCAGCGGACTGTCTTTTTCTGCGGGTGCTTCAAGATAAACGGAACGATGAGTCGTTGTATAAGGAGAAATTACAAAATTTTCATAATTGGCTGAGATAAGCTCCACACCCGTCTGTCTGTCACGAACCTCAGCGGGATAGGGTAGCCAGCAACGCACAATTTCACCCGATGGTACGGCATTTGGTTTAACCGTAAGAGTATATTTTACCTTGATCGTTACCGGTTTAACGAGCCTGTTGTCCCGCTTTTTGCTCTCTTTTATCACATCGGGGAGCAGATCGAGCAGAAATTCATCGAGAAGATCGGGTGATTTCCCTTCAACTTCTTCCCATCTTTTCTTTGCTTCCTTGTCAATTCTGAAAAGATTTCGCGCAGCGAGCTTAAAGTATTTTTTCTCACCGTCAATCAGTTTCACTTCGAGAGCCCTTTTTGCTTCCCATGCATCCAACTGTTCATTGGTAACGGCAGGATAGTATTTAACGAGAAAAGCTTTAACTTCCTCTCTCGATTTCGTAAAATCCTTTTTTATCCGTTCCATAAGGTCGAGGGTGAACCTCAAGTCATAGACCTGAGACGGCGAGAGTTTACTGTCCGAAAGGAGACCGTAAATTTCTGAAGCGGCTTTCTTAAACTCTCCGTTTTTAAACAGATCATCAACATTTTTAAATCCTGATTGAGGAAACGATTCAAATGAGAGTAGCATCAAAAAAAAGACCGCTGTTAAAATTTTCATTTGGTACCAAAAAAATGGGTGACTTTATTCAGTTTAAACCTTGTTCTGTAACTTTCTGTCATACAGACACAAAATTAAACAACTTGATGTATTAACTTTGCATCATTAAAAAAACTACTTTAAATAACAAAAATACGATTTAATAAAAGGCTATTAAAATGAAAAAATATTTGCTGCTTTCATTTGCACTTTTTTCATTCACACTTCTGCCACAGTTTCAATTACAATGGACTTCTTCGGGGCTTCCCTACTCAAAGCTTTCGGGATGGATGAACTTTGAGAAACAGGGAGATAACTGGTTAAAAAGAATTTATACTATCGACAGCACACGGTTCGATATAATGCAAACCGGCTTTTCAACAACTGTGCAGTACTCATACATTTTTAGCAATCCCGAGAGACTTGCAGGGGCACAGTTGTATTCACTGCAACAGGATTTAAATGGGAACGGCTTTGTAGATGCCTACATACTTGCTTACAACGGAGTTTCCACCAATTACAGACAGTCCTTTAAAATAGTTGATCTTGCATCCGGTGATGTACTCATGGAAAAGAACGACCCGAATTTTTATTACAATTATCCCAGTGTCTCAGACATAAACAATGACGGTTTGCTGGAGTTGGTAGTTGTAAAGTATGAATATCCACTGTTTGGTAATTTTTTCTACGAAGTCTATTCAACGGGCGCAACAGGAGTGGGTGCTGACGGAAAGATCGAATACGGTTTTAAGTTAATGCAAAATTATCCAAACCCCTTTAATCCCGAGACAAAAATAGAATTCAGTCTTGAAAAAGCATCTCCTGTTTCGCTCGTGGTTTATGATATGAACGGAGCTAAAGTAAAAACATTGCTTCAAAATGAAATGCCTGCCGGCGTACAAAGCGTTCAATGGGATGGTTCAAACGATTCAGGAATACGGGTGCCTACCGGTGTTTATATGTACACACTCACCACGGGCAACACTTCCCAAACAAAAAAAATGATTATTCTTAAATAGGAGAAATATATATGCGTCAGTTTGAAGTGCCCGGATATGCTGCTGTAAGTGATACAGGTTTTGTGTTTCTTGGAAATACCGGTGAAACCTTTAATATGAATGAGATTGCGAAAGAGATATATGAAATGATCCACCGGAACCATAATACCGATGAGATATTCACTTACATTCTTCAAAATTATGAAGTTGACAAACAAACCTTTGAAAGAGATTTCGAAGATTACATTAATCGATTATTATCTTTCGGACTTGTAAAAGAGATATGAAAATAGCAGTAACCGGCTTAAACGCCACAGATAATCCCGGTCCCGGTATTCCGGTAATGCGAAGCCTGCAAGAGGCCGGTATCCCCGACCTTAAATTAATTGGCTTAATTTATGATTCCCTTGAACCGGGGATCTATATGGATAATGCGGCTGACAAGTGTTACCAGATTCCGTATCCCTCCTCGGGGTTGGATGCTTTATACGACAGGATAGCTTATATCCACAGTATCGAAAAAATCGATATGATAATCCCTACACTTGACAGTGAACTCTATGGCTTTGTGAAGCTTGAACCGAAGCTGAATGCACTCGGCATCAAGACATTTCTGCCAACGGTAGAGCAACTCAACATCAGAGGGAAGGACAAGTTGTTCGGCTTTTGCAAAGCGAACGGTATAGCGGTGCCAAAAAACACCCTCGCAACATCCATACAGGACCTCTACTCGATCCCCTCGGAGTTCAGCTACCCTGTGGTTATAAAGGGGATATTCTACGAGGCTTACATTGCAAACAATTTTGAAGAGGCAACTGCCCACTTTAAAAAACTTGCGAATAAATGGGGCTATCCAATAATTATCCAGGAGTTTGTAAAAGGTTCTGAATATAATGTGGTTGCTCTCGGTGACGGCGAAGGCGGAATGACCGGAGCTGTACCGATGAAAAAACTTTACATAACCGACAAGGGGAAGGGGTGGTCGGGAGTTACAATCACCGAGCCGGCACTTCTTGAAATATCGAGGAAAGTAATCTCGAAAATCAAATGGAAAAGCGGGATGGAACTCGAGTTTATGAAATCTGAATCAACGGGTGAATACTATCTCCTTGAAATTAACCCAAGATTCCCCGCATGGGTATATCTGGCACCCGGTGCGGGACAAAACCTTCCCGCTGCTATGGTTAAAATGGCTAACGGTGAGAAGGTTACCCCTTTCACAGATTATACAGTCGGTAAAATGTTTGTAAGATGCTCATGGGACCTCCTCGCAGATGTCTCCAAACTTGCTCAAATTTCCACTTTAGGAGTTATTTAAAATGGCAGATAAAAAAAGATACGAACGCCCCGTAGTGCTGAAACAGTTTTCGGGATTTATGAATAAATTTGGTTCAAGACCTGTAAATACACCAAAAACAAATATTGATGGAATTCCTGTAAGTGAGCTCACTGCAAAATATGGCTCTCCTCTTTTCGTTATTTCTGAAAGAAAAATCAGGGAAAATCAAAAGAAAGCTAACAGAATATTTAAAACCCGCTATCCAAAAGTGCAGTTTGCATGGTCATACAAAACAAACTACCTGAATGCAGTCTGCTCGGTTTTCCATCAGGAAGGTTCATGGGCGGAAGTGGTGTCAGGATTTGAATATGACAAGGCACGCCGTCTTGGTGTGAAAGGGGAACATATCCTTTTCAACGGTCCCGATAAGGACAAAGTATCACTTAAAAGAGCAATAAACGAAGGTGCAAAGATACACATCGACCACTTTGATGAACTTTATGACATAATTGAGCTTGCTGAGGAAACAGGGAAAAAAGCCCAGGTGGCTATCAGGGTTAATATGGATACAGGAATTTATCCAAAGTGGGACAGATTCGGCTTTAACTATGAGAACGGTGAAGCAAAACAGGCTCTTCGGAGGATTATTACTTCCACCGGCTTAAATCTTGTCGGACTGCATACCCACATCGGCACCTATATGATGAGTGCTGACGCTTACAAAATTGCCGGCGATAAAATGGTTGAACTCGCATCCTGGCTCAAAAAAGAGTACAATCATGTTCTCGACTATATAGATCTCGGGGGTGGATT
The nucleotide sequence above comes from Ignavibacteria bacterium. Encoded proteins:
- a CDS encoding PqqD family protein, which produces MRQFEVPGYAAVSDTGFVFLGNTGETFNMNEIAKEIYEMIHRNHNTDEIFTYILQNYEVDKQTFERDFEDYINRLLSFGLVKEI
- a CDS encoding ATP-grasp domain-containing protein, which produces MKIAVTGLNATDNPGPGIPVMRSLQEAGIPDLKLIGLIYDSLEPGIYMDNAADKCYQIPYPSSGLDALYDRIAYIHSIEKIDMIIPTLDSELYGFVKLEPKLNALGIKTFLPTVEQLNIRGKDKLFGFCKANGIAVPKNTLATSIQDLYSIPSEFSYPVVIKGIFYEAYIANNFEEATAHFKKLANKWGYPIIIQEFVKGSEYNVVALGDGEGGMTGAVPMKKLYITDKGKGWSGVTITEPALLEISRKVISKIKWKSGMELEFMKSESTGEYYLLEINPRFPAWVYLAPGAGQNLPAAMVKMANGEKVTPFTDYTVGKMFVRCSWDLLADVSKLAQISTLGVI
- a CDS encoding transglutaminase domain-containing protein; the encoded protein is MLLSFESFPQSGFKNVDDLFKNGEFKKAASEIYGLLSDSKLSPSQVYDLRFTLDLMERIKKDFTKSREEVKAFLVKYYPAVTNEQLDAWEAKRALEVKLIDGEKKYFKLAARNLFRIDKEAKKRWEEVEGKSPDLLDEFLLDLLPDVIKESKKRDNRLVKPVTIKVKYTLTVKPNAVPSGEIVRCWLPYPAEVRDRQTGVELISANYENFVISPYTTTHRSVYLEAPAEKDSPLVFEVEYKYRAYSEFNNIDFTKKYTIDTSSDLYDIYTAERLPHIPFTDELKALSAKIIGGETEPIKKFKLIYEWINDNIPWAGALEYSTIPDIASYCYQNMHGDCGIQSLLFITLCRMNGIPAKWQSGWMLHPPEVNLHDWAEVYFNETGWIPVDQSFKLKPSDDPVVRYYYLGNTDNYHFIVNDDFSGEFFPAKIHPRSETIDFQRGEVEWRGGNLYFDKWNYNIYLDYTSEN
- a CDS encoding alanine racemase, producing MADKKRYERPVVLKQFSGFMNKFGSRPVNTPKTNIDGIPVSELTAKYGSPLFVISERKIRENQKKANRIFKTRYPKVQFAWSYKTNYLNAVCSVFHQEGSWAEVVSGFEYDKARRLGVKGEHILFNGPDKDKVSLKRAINEGAKIHIDHFDELYDIIELAEETGKKAQVAIRVNMDTGIYPKWDRFGFNYENGEAKQALRRIITSTGLNLVGLHTHIGTYMMSADAYKIAGDKMVELASWLKKEYNHVLDYIDLGGGFPSNNTLNGQYLPAEQILPSIEQFADAITTSLLELPYAKDELPMLVLETGRALIDDTAHLLSTVLAMKRLSDGRRAMIIDAGVNLLFTRFWYKHQITPAQDSGMMTEDTAIYGPLCMNIDCIAESITLPVMKKGDQLVIDYVGAYDMTQWMQFIQMRPNVVMIMEDKTVELIREAETIDYLMTNERIPEKLKNFKL
- a CDS encoding T9SS type A sorting domain-containing protein, which translates into the protein MKKYLLLSFALFSFTLLPQFQLQWTSSGLPYSKLSGWMNFEKQGDNWLKRIYTIDSTRFDIMQTGFSTTVQYSYIFSNPERLAGAQLYSLQQDLNGNGFVDAYILAYNGVSTNYRQSFKIVDLASGDVLMEKNDPNFYYNYPSVSDINNDGLLELVVVKYEYPLFGNFFYEVYSTGATGVGADGKIEYGFKLMQNYPNPFNPETKIEFSLEKASPVSLVVYDMNGAKVKTLLQNEMPAGVQSVQWDGSNDSGIRVPTGVYMYTLTTGNTSQTKKMIILK